In Rattus rattus isolate New Zealand chromosome 3, Rrattus_CSIRO_v1, whole genome shotgun sequence, one genomic interval encodes:
- the LOC116895289 gene encoding uricase, which produces MAHYHDDDGKNDEVEFVRTGYGKDMVKVLHIQRDGKYHSIKEVATSVQLTLRSKKDYLHGDNSDIIPTDTIKNTVHVLAKFKGIKSIETFAMNICEHFLSSFSHVTRAHVYVEEVPWKRFEKNGVKHVHAFIHTPTGTHFCEVEQMRNGPPVIHSGIKDLKVLKTTQSGFEGFIKDQFTTLPEVKDRCFATQVYCKWRYQNRDVDFEATWGAVWDIVLKKFAGPYDRGEYSPSVQKTLYDIQVLTLSQFPEIEDMEISLPNIHYFNIDMSKMGLINKEEVLLPLDSPYGKITGMVRRKLPSRL; this is translated from the exons ATGGCCCATTACCATGACGACGATGGAAAG aaTGATGAAGTGGAGTTTGTCCGAACTGGCTATGGGAAGGACATGGTCAAAGTTCTCCATATTCAGAGGGATGGAAAATACCACAGCATCAAAGAGGTGGCGACTTCGGTGCAGTTGACTCTGAGGTCCAAAAAGGATTACCTCCATGGTGATAATTCCGACATCATCCCTACAGACACCATCAAGAACACAGTGCATGTCCTGGCAAAGTTCAAAGGG atcaAAAGCATCGAGACCTTCGCTATGAACATCTGCGAgcacttcctctcttcctttagcCACGTCACCCGAGCCCACGTCTACGTGGAAGAGGTCCCCTGGAAGCGTTTTGAAAAG AATGGAGTCAAGCACGTCCATGCCTTCATCCACACCCCGACGGGAACTCACTTCTGTGAGGTGGAGCAGATGAGGAACG GACCTCCCGTCATTCACTCTGGAATCAAAGACCTCAAGGTCTTGAAAACAACCCAGTCTGGATTTGAAGGATTCATCAAGGACCAGTTCACTACTCTCCCTGAGGTGAAGGACCGATGCTTTGCCACTCAAGTGTACTGCAAGTGGCGCTACCAGAATCGGGACGTGGACTTCGAGGCTACCTG GGGCGCTGTCTGGGACATTGTCCTAAAGAAATTTGCTGGGCCCTATGACAGAGGTGAATACTCACCTTCCGTGCAGAAGACCCTCTATGACATACAAGTGCTGACCCTGAGCCAGTTTCCTGAG ATAGAAGACATGGAAATCAGCCTTCCAAACATTCACTACTTTAACATCGACATGTCCAAAATGGGGCTGATCAACAAGGAAGAG GTTTTGCTGCCTCTGGACAGCCCCTACGGCAAAATAACCGGGATGGTGAGGAGGAAGCTGCCTTCCAGGCTGTGA